Genomic window (Bacillus vallismortis):
AAATATTGGATTTTCCTCCGCATAGCTCAAGGATTTTCTTTGCGAGATGATGGTAGTTATTTTCTTTGCTCATCAAAACCCCTCCTCATCAAGATGCCTTATTTTTTTCTCATAGATTTTATGGCTGCTCTCGTTTTATCGATATATCCGGTTGTTTCTTCGTACCGCTCAGCCGCCATGCCTAAAAACAAAACATCAATCATAAAAAGCTGGGCGAGGCGGGAGGAAGTGGCTGCACTTCGAATCAGGGCTTCATTGGAGTGTGCCGTGTGCAACGGGACATCAGCCAGCGCGGAGACTGATGTCTGACTGAATTGTGTGAGGCTGATCGTTTTGATGCTTTTTTCCTTAGCCATCGTGAGCAGCTCAATGATTTCCTGCGTCTCTCCCGAAAACGAAATAGCGAATACGATGTCATCCTTATCTGCATTTGCGATTAATGATGCCACAAGATGAGTGTCTGTGAACGCGGTTGCTAGTTTATGAATGCGAAGCCACTTTTGCTGGGCGTCCTTGGCGACAATGCCGGAAGCCCCGACGCCGATAAAATGCACAGTATGTGCTTGGAGAAGCAGAGAAACCGCTCGTTCAAGCTCTTTATAGTCCATCAGGTCTGAGGTGTCTTGAATGGCTTGAATGGCATTGCCGGCCGCTTTTTCAGAAATGGAGGACAGCGGTTCGTGGGGCGCAATGTCCCGGTAGCCTTGAACAGCAGGCTTTGCCAGATCGCCTGCTACTCTCATTTTTAAATCTTGAAAACCCTTTAGTCCGAGTGATTTGCAGAGCCTGATGACGGCAGCATCACTTGAATTGGCTAAGGTGCTTATTTCGCTGACAGTGTTTTCTATTGCCCTGTGGGGATGAGTTAGGATGTAATCCGCAAGTTTACGCTCGGATGGAGGGAGCTTGTGCTTCATTGATTGGATGATCGCTAAACCGCCTGTTGCCATGCTCGGTCTCTCCTTATCATGAATGGTAGTTTTCGATTGCTTTGTCTATAAAACCGTTTGCTTCATCAAGCAATGTTTTAGCTTTTTCTTGATCTGTGCTTGTTTTGAGCATGAGGATTGCCGTTTTGACGTGATCATTGGCTTGTTCCAGTGTATGTCTGGCTGTGTCGTATGAAGCGTTAGTAAGGCTTTGGATGATGCTGATGGCTCGTTCTTTTAGTTTCTTATTGCTGACGTTGACGTCTACCATCAAGTTTTCGTAAACCTTGCCGATTTTGACCATTACTGCGGTGGATATCATGTTTAGAATCATTTTATGAGCGGTTGCGGCTTTCATACGTGTTGATCCTGTAATGGCCTCAGGGCCAACAACAACCTCAATGCTGTGATCAGCTTCCTTGCTGATAGCGGAATTTTCATTGCAGGTAAGGGCGATGGCGTGTGCTCCTACTTTACGGGCGTATGTGAGGGCGCCTGCGGCATAAGGTGTGCGGCCGCTTGCTGCAATGGCAATGACTGTGTCGTTTGACGTAAGCTGTATGTTTTTTAAATCTTCGGCTCCTGCTTCTTCACTGTCTTCAATGCCCTCTGCTGCTTGCAAAAATGCTTTGGGGCCTCCAGCCATAATTCCGATGACCTGATCCGGGCTTACGCTGTAGGTGGGAGGACATTCAACAGCATCCATGACACCGAGTCTGCCGCTTGTGCCGGCGCCTGTGTATATGAGCCGGCCACCATTTTGAAACGAGTTGTATGCGCAGTCTACAGCTGTTTTGATATCAGGGAGAACCTGCTGAACGGCGGCAGCGACTTTCAAATCTTCGTTGTTGATCATCTTGAGGATGCCGAGAGTGTTTGTTTTGTGGATTTCCGCTGTTTGGCTATTGCGTGATTCTGTTGTAAGCCGGTGAAGGTTTAATAGTTCTGACATGAGGATGCCCCCTGTTTTAAAATGATGTATCTTACTATTCAGTATATTCACTTCCGTTATGATATTTCAACTGGGTTTTATATTTTTGAAATTTTATTTCACCCGAGACTATAGGAAATAATGAAGAATCAGCTGTTCTCCAAGCGGCCCGATTTTTCGCCGTCCTTTATCTAGGAACCCGCTTTTCATATAAAGGTGTTTTGCGCGTGTGTTTAGGTGATTGACGGCCAAAATGATTTCATCGCACCATGGAAAATAACTGCTCACAAACGAGGGAAGCTGAAGCATTGCTTTTTTTGCATAGCCTTTTCCATGATGTACAGCGTTTAAAGACAGGGAGCTGAGCAGTAAAGCAAATGGATTGCTAGTATAGGGAGCAAGCGTTTCTTTTGATGTATGTAAAATGAAAAAGCCGACTGGCAGATTGTCATTTAAGATGACAGCCGGATACCGGTCCTGTATGCCTAAGGCCTGAGTCAGCACCTCTTTGGGGAGAGAGGTAAAGCGCTTGTCATCGTTGTTTAGGGTAAATGATTGAAGTTCCGGCGAATGTTCAGGTTTATAGAAGGATAAAGAAATGTCTTGAGTCATGGGGTGCCCTCCTTACAATATGTCGTCTAACTGGTTTTCTGAAATGACACGGCAGCCCGCTTGTTTTAGCAGTGCGGCGGTCACTCCGCTGCCGGCGATTTTTTTGCCAGTGAATGTGCCGTTATAAATGAAATTGCTTCCGCACGATGGACTGTTTTCTTTCAATATGACAGCGGATGCATTAATTTCTTTTGCGTAAGCTAATGTTTTAGCGGCGCCTTTCATATATAACTCTGTTACATCTTCTCCTGAGGCTGTCACGATTTTAGCGGTTCCATTGAGAACATCCTCGCCGGTGCCTCCGATGATTTCTGCAGGCTCACGGGGAGTGGAAAAGCCGCCGAGAAGCTCAGGACAAGCCATGACTGCTTTATTTTCATCGATGAGTTTTCTGATTTTCTCTGATGCGGCGTGAGAGCCGTTGTATCTGCATTCAATGCCTCCAAGGCAAGAACTGACTAGAATCATATTGGTTTCTCCTCTCTTGCTTCGCTTGTCTCTATCATAAAATAAATGACTAATGTTGGGAGGCTTTTTCAGTTAAAAAAGGAGTTAAAAAGTTTGAAAATAAAAAATTTAATTTTTCTCTTTACAAACAGGGGGTAACCTGTATATAATAACTTTTGTCAGATCGACGAGAACACAAACGGCCCGTTGGTCAAGCGGTTAAGACACCGCCCTTTCACGGCGGTAACACGGGTTCGAATCCCGTACGGGTCACCATTTGGAGGATTAGCTCAGCTGGGAGAGCATCTGCCTTACAAGCAGAGGGTCGGCGGTTCGAGCCCGTCATCCTCCACCATCTTGCCGGTGTAGCTCAATTGGTAGAGCAACTGACTTGTAATCAGTAGGTTGGGGGTTCAAGTCCTCTTGCCGGCACTGTCTTTGAAAAATACGGAGGGGTAGCGAAGTGGCTAAACGCGGCGGACTGTAAATCCGCTCCCTCAGGGTTCGGCAGTTCGAATCTGCCCCCCTCCACCATTATTGGGCTATAGCCAAGCGGTAAGGCAACGGACTTTGACTCCGTCATGCGTTGGTTCGAATCCAGCTAGCCCAGTCACAGACACCTTTGACCAAAAGGTGTCTTTTTTATTTTGTGAAAATCATTCCAACTTCTAACTATTCAGTCTGTATAATAATTTTAAAAATATGTTAAGGTAGTTTATTCACGAATTACCATCTACACCCTGCCAAAAATTTGTTAAACTTATTTTATAAAAAATTGAAACCTTTTAAAACGAAGCTCGTATACATACAGACCGGTGAAGGCAGAGGTTAGATAAATATGGAAATGATGATTAAAAAGAGAATTAAGCAAGTCAAAAAAGGCGACCAAAATGCATTTGCGGACATCGTAGATATTTACAAGGATAAAATTTATCAGCTTTGCTACCGTATGCTTGGCAATGTGCATGAGGCAGAGGATATTGCACAGGAGGCTTTCATCAGGGCGTACGTTAATATCGACAGTTTTGATATTAACCGGAAATTTTCAACTTGGCTTTATCGAATCGCGACCAATTTGACTATTGACCGCATTCGCAAAAAGAAGCCGGATTATTACCTCGATGCAGAGGTGGCTGGTACGGAAGGCTTGACCATGTATTCGCAAATCGCCGCAGACGGAGTTTTGCCAGAAGATGAAGTAGTGTCGCTGGAGCTCTCAAACACGATTCAGCAGAAAATTTTAAAGCTTCCTGACAAATACAGAACAGTTATCGTATTAAAGTATATTGACGAACTCTCATTAATTGAAATCGGCGAGATTCTAAACATTCCTGTGGGGACTGTGAAAACGCGGATTCACAGAGGCAGAGAGGCTCTTCGAAAACAATTAAGGGATCTTTAAGTGGGGTGATGAAATGAGCTGTCCTGAACAAATTGTGCAGCTTATGCATATGCATCTTGATGGAGATATCCTTCCAAAAGATGAACACGTATTAAATGAACATCTTGAGACATGCGAGAAATGCAGAAAGCATTTTTATGAGATGGAAAAATCTATAGCACTCGTCCGGAGCACATCGCATGTCGAAGCCCCCGCGGATTTTACCGCTAATGTCATGGCTAAATTGCCTAAGGAGAAGAAAAGAGCTTCTGTGAAAAGGTGGTTCAGAACCCATCCTGTTATCGCAGCTGCTGCGGTATTCATCATTTTGATGGGCGGAGGTTTTTTAAACAGCTGGCATAATGACCACAACTTCAGCGTGTCTAAGCAGCCGAATCTTGTGGTGCAGAACCATACTGTGATCGTGCCTGAAGGTGAGACGGTCAAAGGTGATGTCACTGTCAAAAACGGCAAGCTGATTATTAAAGGCAAAATAGACGGGGATGTAACCGTCGTAAATGGCGAAAAGTATATGGCCTCTGCTGGACAAGTCACCGGTCAGATTGAAGAAATCAATCAATTATTTGACTGGACATGGTATAAATTGAAGTCTGCGGGGAAAAGTGTACTCAATGCATTAAAACCGAACGAAAAAGAGTAAAGCGTGTCAGTTGCTTTGCTCTTTTTTTTTACGGGCTGTAAGAGCTGGCGCATTTCACTTGCCGAATCGAAATGTGGTATAATGGGCTCGCTATGTTAAGTACATATGCGTAACACGTAAAACACAAAAATACGAAATGACTGAAATCTTGGAGGACGAGGAAATGGCTTTTGAGGATATCCCTTTTTTGCAGTACCTCGGCAATGCCGTTGATATTCTCCTTGTTTGGTATGTGATATATAAACTTATTATGGTCATACGCGGCACGAAAGCGGTTCAGCTGTTAAAAGGAATTGTCGTGATCGTGCTTGTCCGTATGGCCAGCCAATATTTGGGCCTCGGCACGCTTCAATGGCTGATGGACCAAGCAATAACATGGGGATTTTTAGCAATTATTATTATTTTTCAGCCTGAGCTGAGAAGAGCGCTTGAACAGCTTGGCCGGGGCCGCTTTTTCTCAAGAAGCGGCACGCCTGTGGAGGAAGCGCAGCAGAAAACGATTGAGGCAATCACAAAAGCGATCAATTATATGGCGAAACGCCGTATAGGCGCCCTGTTGACCATTGAGCGGGACACTGGAATGGGCGATTATATTGAGACAGGCATACCATTGAATGCCAAAGTCAGCTCTGAGCTGCTGATCAATATTTTTATCCCGAACACCCCGCTTCATGACGGTGCTGTGATTATGAAGAATAATGAAATTGCCGCTGCCGCCTGCTATCTGCCGCTTTCGGAAAGCCCGTTTATTTCAAAAGAACTGGGTACGCGGCACAGAGCGGCTGTCGGTATCAGTGAAGTGACAGACAGTTTGACGATTATTGTGTCTGAAGAGACCGGCGGCGTCAGTGTGGCAAAGAACGGCGACCTTCACAGAGAGCTGACCGAAGAAGCGCTGAAAGAAATGCTTGAAGCCGAGTTTAAGAAAAACACCAAAGACACTTCTTCTAACCGCTGGTATTGGAGGGGCAAGAAAAATGGATAAATTCTTAAACAATCGCTGGGCTGTGAAAATTATTGCTCTGCTTTTCGCGCTCTTGCTTTATGTGGCGGTCAACAGCAATCAAGCACCGACTCCGAAAAAACCGGGTGAATCTTTCTTTCCGACATCAACAATTGATGAGGCAACACTGACCGACATTCCGGTCAAAGCGTATTACGATGATGAAAACTACGTCGTGACGGGTGTTCCGCAAACGGTTAATGTCACGATAAAAGGCTCGACAAGTGCCGTGAAAAAGGCTAGACAGACCAAGAATTTTGAAATATATGCCGACATGGAAAATTTAAAAACCGGCACACATAAGGTTGAGCTAAAGGCCAAAAACGTGTCGGATGGGCTGACAATCTCAATCAATCCGTCTGTTACGACAGTTACGATTCAAGAACGGATGACCAAAAGCTTTCCCGTAGAAGTGGAGTACTACAATAAAAGCAAGATGAAAAAAGGCTATTCTCCGGAGCAGCCGATTGTCAGTCCGAAAAATGTGCAGATTACCGGATCTAAAGATGTGATTGATCATATTTCTCTTGTGAAAGCTTCAGTGAACCTGGAAAACGCAGATGAAACGATTGAAAAAGAGGCAAAAGTGACTGTCTATGATAAGGACGGAAACGCGCTTCCTGTGGACGTGGAGCCCTCGGTCATCAAGATTACCGTTCCGGTGACAAGCCCAAGTAAAAAAGTACCCTTTAAAATTGAACGGACAGGAAGCCTTCCTGACGGTGTCAGTATAGCGAATATTGAATCCAGCCCCAGTGAGGTAACGGTTTACGGCTCGCAGGATGTGTTGGATTCTCTTGAATTTATAGACGGCGTCAGCTTAGATTTAAGCAAAATTAACAAGGATTCCGATATCGAGGCAGATATTCCGCTTCCTGACGGCGTCAAAAAAATCTCGCCGTCAAAGGTGACTTTGCATATAGAAGTAGATAGTGAAGCGGATCAGAAGTTTGAGAATGTCTCTATTAAGACTGTAGGGCTGAGCAGCTCGCAAAACATTGAATTTCTAGATCCTGATTCGCAAGCGATAGACGTGACGGCTAAAGGCTCTCCCAGCAATATAAAAAAACTGGAAAAATCAGATATTGAATTGTATGTGAATGTTTCAGATTTAGATGACGGGGAGCATAGCGTGAAGCTTGAAGTAAACGGGCCTCAAAATGTAACCTGGTCCTTGGGACAGAAAAACGCCAAAATCAAGCTGACGTCTAAAAAAAGCAATACATCAACTAATGACAACAGCAGCAATACATCAGGGAACCAGGATGACACAGGTCAACAAACGAATGATCAAAAGAACAACCAGCAAGATACAACGAAAAACAGCAATGATCAAAAACAAGACGAACATAAAGATCAAAACCAAGATCAGGATGAGGACGAATCTACTTCTGGTTCACAATCATCATCAGAATAAAAAAGGAGCGATTATAAAATGGGCAAGTATTTTGGAACAGATGGTGTAAGAGGTGTCGCCAATAGTGAGCTTACACCTGAGCTGGCCTTTAAAGTCGGACGTTTCGGCGGATATGTGCTGACAAAAGACAAACAACGTCCAAAAGTGCTGATAGGCCGCGATACACGGATCTCCGGCCATATGCTGGAGGGAGCCCTTGTCGCCGGACTTTTATCCATTGGCGCAGAAGTCATGCGTCTGGGTGTCATTTCTACACCTGGTGTATCTTATTTAACAAAAGCGATGGATGCAGAGGCAGGCGTCATGATTTCTGCCTCTCACAACCCAGTGCAGGATAACGGCATCAAGTTTTTCGGGGGAGACGGATTTAAGCTTTCCGACGAACAGGAGGCTGAAATTGAACGACTGATGGACGAACCGGAGGATAAGCTGCCAAGACCGGTCGGAGGCGATCTCGGGCTTGTAAATGATTATTTTGAAGGCGGCCAAAAATATCTGCAATTTTTAAAACAGACAGCTGATGAAGATTTCACAGGCATTCATGTGGCGCTCGACTGTGCTCATGGCGCAACATCGTCCTTGGCGACACACCTGTTTGCTGATTTAGATGCAGATGTTTCAACAATGGGCACTTCCCCAAACGGGTTAAACATTAATGACGGCGTCGGATCGACACATCCAGAAGCGCTCAGCGCGTTTGTCAAAGAGAAAAACGCCGATCTTGGCCTTGCGTTCGACGGTGACGGCGACCGCCTGATTGCGGTCGATGAAAAAGGAAATATCGTTGACGGCGATCAAATCATGTACATATGCTCAAAATACCTGAAATCAGAGGGCCGCTTAAAGGATGATACAGTCGTTTCAACCGTGATGAGCAACCTCGGCTTCTATAAGGCGCTCGAAAAAGAAGGCATCAAAAGCGTTCAGACAGCTGTCGGCGACCGATACGTAGTAGAAGCGATGAAACATGACGGCTACAATGTCGGCGGTGAGCAGTCAGGACATCTTATTTTCCTTGATTACAACACGACAGGGGACGGATTATTGTCTGCTATTATGCTGATGAACACATTGAAAGCGACAGGGAAGCCGCTGTCAGAGCTTGCAGCTGAAATGCAGAAGTTCCCGCAGCTGTTAGTCAATGTGAGAGTAACTGATAAATATAAAGTCGAAGAAAATGAAAAAGTAAAAGCTGTTATTTCTGAAGTTGAAAAAGAAATGAACGGCGACGGCCGGATTTTGGTGCGCCCTTCAGGCACTGAACCGCTCGTCCGTGTTATGGCTGAAGCGAAAACGAAAGAGCTGTGCGATGAATACGTAAATCGCATTGCTGAAGTTGTGCGGTCAGAAATGGGATTGGAGTAACGAAGCCTATCATCAGAGAGCGAACAAGACAAGCGAGGTTTACATATGATAATGGTGAGACATGCGGCAAAGTTGTTTAAAAAACAATTGACCGTGCATGGCACATGCTGTAAAATCAAGCTTGTCTTGTTCTTATTTTCTCTGAGGAAGAAAAGAAGGGATTATTGCTTCACCTATAATTAT
Coding sequences:
- a CDS encoding GNAT family N-acetyltransferase, whose amino-acid sequence is MTQDISLSFYKPEHSPELQSFTLNNDDKRFTSLPKEVLTQALGIQDRYPAVILNDNLPVGFFILHTSKETLAPYTSNPFALLLSSLSLNAVHHGKGYAKKAMLQLPSFVSSYFPWCDEIILAVNHLNTRAKHLYMKSGFLDKGRRKIGPLGEQLILHYFL
- the murQ gene encoding N-acetylmuramic acid 6-phosphate etherase, whose amino-acid sequence is MSELLNLHRLTTESRNSQTAEIHKTNTLGILKMINNEDLKVAAAVQQVLPDIKTAVDCAYNSFQNGGRLIYTGAGTSGRLGVMDAVECPPTYSVSPDQVIGIMAGGPKAFLQAAEGIEDSEEAGAEDLKNIQLTSNDTVIAIAASGRTPYAAGALTYARKVGAHAIALTCNENSAISKEADHSIEVVVGPEAITGSTRMKAATAHKMILNMISTAVMVKIGKVYENLMVDVNVSNKKLKERAISIIQSLTNASYDTARHTLEQANDHVKTAILMLKTSTDQEKAKTLLDEANGFIDKAIENYHS
- the sigW gene encoding RNA polymerase sigma factor SigW gives rise to the protein MEMMIKKRIKQVKKGDQNAFADIVDIYKDKIYQLCYRMLGNVHEAEDIAQEAFIRAYVNIDSFDINRKFSTWLYRIATNLTIDRIRKKKPDYYLDAEVAGTEGLTMYSQIAADGVLPEDEVVSLELSNTIQQKILKLPDKYRTVIVLKYIDELSLIEIGEILNIPVGTVKTRIHRGREALRKQLRDL
- the cdaR gene encoding CdaA regulatory protein CdaR; the encoded protein is MDKFLNNRWAVKIIALLFALLLYVAVNSNQAPTPKKPGESFFPTSTIDEATLTDIPVKAYYDDENYVVTGVPQTVNVTIKGSTSAVKKARQTKNFEIYADMENLKTGTHKVELKAKNVSDGLTISINPSVTTVTIQERMTKSFPVEVEYYNKSKMKKGYSPEQPIVSPKNVQITGSKDVIDHISLVKASVNLENADETIEKEAKVTVYDKDGNALPVDVEPSVIKITVPVTSPSKKVPFKIERTGSLPDGVSIANIESSPSEVTVYGSQDVLDSLEFIDGVSLDLSKINKDSDIEADIPLPDGVKKISPSKVTLHIEVDSEADQKFENVSIKTVGLSSSQNIEFLDPDSQAIDVTAKGSPSNIKKLEKSDIELYVNVSDLDDGEHSVKLEVNGPQNVTWSLGQKNAKIKLTSKKSNTSTNDNSSNTSGNQDDTGQQTNDQKNNQQDTTKNSNDQKQDEHKDQNQDQDEDESTSGSQSSSE
- the cdaA gene encoding diadenylate cyclase CdaA, translating into MAFEDIPFLQYLGNAVDILLVWYVIYKLIMVIRGTKAVQLLKGIVVIVLVRMASQYLGLGTLQWLMDQAITWGFLAIIIIFQPELRRALEQLGRGRFFSRSGTPVEEAQQKTIEAITKAINYMAKRRIGALLTIERDTGMGDYIETGIPLNAKVSSELLINIFIPNTPLHDGAVIMKNNEIAAAACYLPLSESPFISKELGTRHRAAVGISEVTDSLTIIVSEETGGVSVAKNGDLHRELTEEALKEMLEAEFKKNTKDTSSNRWYWRGKKNG
- a CDS encoding DUF523 domain-containing protein — its product is MILVSSCLGGIECRYNGSHAASEKIRKLIDENKAVMACPELLGGFSTPREPAEIIGGTGEDVLNGTAKIVTASGEDVTELYMKGAAKTLAYAKEINASAVILKENSPSCGSNFIYNGTFTGKKIAGSGVTAALLKQAGCRVISENQLDDIL
- the rsiW gene encoding anti-sigma-W factor RsiW, coding for MSCPEQIVQLMHMHLDGDILPKDEHVLNEHLETCEKCRKHFYEMEKSIALVRSTSHVEAPADFTANVMAKLPKEKKRASVKRWFRTHPVIAAAAVFIILMGGGFLNSWHNDHNFSVSKQPNLVVQNHTVIVPEGETVKGDVTVKNGKLIIKGKIDGDVTVVNGEKYMASAGQVTGQIEEINQLFDWTWYKLKSAGKSVLNALKPNEKE
- a CDS encoding MurR/RpiR family transcriptional regulator — encoded protein: MATGGLAIIQSMKHKLPPSERKLADYILTHPHRAIENTVSEISTLANSSDAAVIRLCKSLGLKGFQDLKMRVAGDLAKPAVQGYRDIAPHEPLSSISEKAAGNAIQAIQDTSDLMDYKELERAVSLLLQAHTVHFIGVGASGIVAKDAQQKWLRIHKLATAFTDTHLVASLIANADKDDIVFAISFSGETQEIIELLTMAKEKSIKTISLTQFSQTSVSALADVPLHTAHSNEALIRSAATSSRLAQLFMIDVLFLGMAAERYEETTGYIDKTRAAIKSMRKK
- the glmM gene encoding phosphoglucosamine mutase, which produces MGKYFGTDGVRGVANSELTPELAFKVGRFGGYVLTKDKQRPKVLIGRDTRISGHMLEGALVAGLLSIGAEVMRLGVISTPGVSYLTKAMDAEAGVMISASHNPVQDNGIKFFGGDGFKLSDEQEAEIERLMDEPEDKLPRPVGGDLGLVNDYFEGGQKYLQFLKQTADEDFTGIHVALDCAHGATSSLATHLFADLDADVSTMGTSPNGLNINDGVGSTHPEALSAFVKEKNADLGLAFDGDGDRLIAVDEKGNIVDGDQIMYICSKYLKSEGRLKDDTVVSTVMSNLGFYKALEKEGIKSVQTAVGDRYVVEAMKHDGYNVGGEQSGHLIFLDYNTTGDGLLSAIMLMNTLKATGKPLSELAAEMQKFPQLLVNVRVTDKYKVEENEKVKAVISEVEKEMNGDGRILVRPSGTEPLVRVMAEAKTKELCDEYVNRIAEVVRSEMGLE